The genomic DNA aatttaaaaagaaataacagagtaaaaaaaactttgagGGTATATCAAGGAGTCTGTGtactcaatttaataaaataaaataaatgtttgattAAAGTTTATAGatcaattttaaagtttatatttaattgttttttctatGGAGGTTTGGCTCAACTTGATAGTATTATCtttacaaaattttctttatgaTTTATTTGTACTTTTTTTCGTCCATATATAGTTTATACATTTGATGATGTTAATAatctctaaaaaataaattgtttctcCTTCAaagaataaaattcaaatttgaaaaccATGAAATCGTGAGAAGATCTGAAACCgctgtgaaaaaaaataaatgatgtcGTTTCGTTTTATTTATTACAGCGGAGCATATCGCCCCCAAGGATCAACCAAAAGCCGCGTTGGAGATTCTGGAAATATGGACACAAGGGACCCGGTCTATTGTTTCATTGAGATCagattatttcatatatatatatttatatatatgaatattctTCTTAATTTGTTACTTTTCTACTGCAAATATTAATTTGCAAACTATGAATAATATAGTCCAATCATGAAAGTTGAGACTctataagaataatttaaaaagaaataatcaaAAGTGAAAGCAAACTTTGAGGGTATATCAAGGAGTCCTATATGTactcaatttaataaaacaaaataaatgtttgaCAAAAGTTCATATTTAATTGTTCTTTTTGTCTAAGGAGGGTTGGCTCAACTtgacaaaattttctttatgaTTTACTTGTAGGGATTTTTCCCTAGTGTATATGATTTCATGAATCTCCAATAAAATTGTTTCACTCCttcaaaataatacaaataaaatttgaaagcCTAAATATTCTCTTACAATTGAGTATGTTGAAACACTCTTGGGAGTAAATTGATTTTAAcgaacaaatataattaaatttgttaatatatatatatatatatatatatatatatatatatataaaatatatttcaaaaaaatattcatctAAGAACTTGTTTGGGAgtgggttatttaaaaacaaaagagagaaaatataataatgagaGATGGTTTTGTGAAGGTGGATTTTTGTATAAAgatttaaaagatatatttatatataaataaaataatttaaaatataaggtattttaatatattagtaatgAACTTAGTGATATAATTGATGAGAGATAtgtgaaatgatgtttgatttggttatgattattttaataatccgAACTAAACCAGGCCTAAATTAATATTCCAATGATCCGAGAAATCCACACAACTATTTGATCGAGGCATGAGTAGGACTACTCCAAATCTTCATTGCCTCTAACTTTTCTTGATCAACAACAACTCTTTCACTGATGATTAAATGACCCATGTAGAATACCTTAGTGTAATCAAACTCACATTTGTCTCGATTGAGAAAAGGTGTGTTAGTTCTTAAGATTTTCAAAACTTCTACCAGGTGTTTTGGATGTTTCTCccgattataattatatatcaaaatgtcgtaaaaaaaaaatcacacaaacCTTCTCAATAACGGTTTGAGGACTGAGTTTCTAAGACTTTAGAATGTAAATGTAGCGTTGGTGAGGCCAAAAGGCATCACTGAGAATTCATATAGGCCTTCGTGCGTTCAGAACGCCATTTTATGACAGTCAACCGTCATATTCGAATTTGGTGATAACCCGGTCGAAGGTCTAATTTGGAAGTTTTTCTAATAATTCTTCTATGATTGTGATGGGAAATTTATCTTTGATAGTGGCAACATTTAGTTTACGATAATTTATGCATAGTCACCAAGTTCAGTCATTCCTTCTTACTAGAACTATAGGTGCGCAAAGACACTATCACGAATAATGCTTTTGTCTAACATGTCATCGATCATATTCTCAATTTTGGCTTTTTGAATCATATGGTATCTATATGGTCTTAAACACATAGTTATGTTCCATTCTTATGTGGAATTTGGTGATCATGATCACGATCACGAACATTGGCCAAATCGGTTGGTTTATGGAAGAGGTCCTCAAAATTGACTAGTATCTTTGTCAATTTTTCAAGAGCCTCATGGAAGCTCAAAGCAGATATTACAAAGAATTGTTCTGCTGTTCTGTTGTTCTATATTACATCACTATTATTATAACTAtcaaatcactcattttatcaattaaattactcttactttatgtttaaaaaaattaaataaaaaaggagaatataataatttaacaaatttaaaactcaaataacttactttttcatcaaacaagatttgttTTTgacaaaatccaaaaatatcccaaaaaacCAATTTGGAACATGCACCGAGGCTAATTTTCTCGGGTGTTCGGCCAAAACACCTTTCATAACATCtagaattaaagaaaattaaagattatgttgggattgataataaatatgttaataccaagtccaaatcaaattaaaaacaagaagattaaagattaattttttttttttttgaagaattaatattgaaaaaagaaaactcaaaataaaaagttaatctTGGTGATTGATTTTGATTAGAGAATGAAAATGTAGTTGTCATGTCATTAACCCAAGTGACATCAAAAGAGTTTTGAATAAAGCACAACGTCGAGGAGAAAAACAAGAGAGAAAACGATAAGTTAATTTGAATTCATGGTTGCCTAACCAAAATTGAAAGCGATAATTCACccataaaaaaattcatattaggCAATTGTGGTAACAATTGCATATTTCTTATTTGATTTGTCGTCTTTAATTTTCTGGATTTTGGTTAATTAATGAAAGCTAAAGagaatctaataaaatataattagaaaCTCGAAGTGAGTTAAgagaaatttatttatcaagTGAGACTactcaaacaaatatttcagTTTTTCAGTTTTaagtttttcatataaatttttgtATATCTTTTAGTAACTTCAACATTTTGTCATAGTGAATAGTTTTGCTCTATCTTGACAGGTGGATGTAAACATTTGGATAAatcactataaaaaaatattatttattatattgttatttccTTCCttggttaatttttttattcttaaaatattatcttttttgAAGAGATTGTATGTGTCAAAAGTTATCCACAAATTTGGTTGATTTGTGCATTGTATTGTTTAGTTGTCCGAGTGTATAAACTATCCcacctctttctctctcaatatactaacattaacattatttaaatatattttttattcttttaggCATTCCAAATGACATTTTTAGAGGGTTCAAATACcccatttatttaatatacaatgatatatataatcttgAACCATTGTCCTCGAAGAAGGCCCAAAGAACAcgttttaacaaaaaaaaaaaaaattattaaattgggagttttttatttaaattgatttaatgaTTTATGTATAAAGTTCATAATTCACATCAATATacaatatatcaaattaatttaacaaaaacacACATCACatgcatataaataaattgaaaatatcattctattatccaaacaaaatttgacatataaaatgattagtaattaaaaaaagatttattatagtaattatgtatatattcttAAGATCAAGACTACAAAATTTCGAAGCAAGAAATTAAGTTTAGAATATCGAAAAGACAAAAttagtgtttttatttaaaaattcaaaacttgAGTTCGGGGTTTTGGAGTATGtgatttttaaggtatataatctatgatataaattaattacCATAAAAATTTCGGCCAAAAATATGTAGCGTCTCTAAATGAACACAAGTCGTTTACGACTTAATTGGAGACTTTATGGTTGTCGATTTCATGAAATTGCTAGACCAATAGGATTCCTTGCATTTGTGTGAAACCGCATCACTTTTCgtaaaaaacacattttaagAAATTGTTAGACCTTAAACACGTCTTGAACTAGTTTTTCGGAAGAACGGTTGAAGGCAATGAAGAACATCCAAGAACATGAACCCATGACTTTGTAGATTCCATGGGCCTTCCATTTCTCGGTCGCGAGTGGGCCACACGCCGATCACTGCCTGAGCCTGGTCTGGGCCGACTTTGCCGATGATTTGGTGACCTTATCTGGTGGGTTCTGAAGGCACTATACTATGTCAGTCAACTTATAGAAATTCTCGTCGGTCAAGTGGgactcaaattttatttttttattttttttctctttctgaaaatacataaaaagaataataacaCATTAATAACCAATAaattcaactattaattaatttatcacttattttatatattttgacttattttaaaacataatttattatttttggagtCAGTTAGACAAAGTTatgactaaaaaaataattaattatttaataaacataaaatatattaataatagattaaattattttaatctaacctattaattttttataactcaaaattaataattttcgaAGTTTGAGCGAGAAACCAATgtctctaaaaataattattatttaactattCAAACAATACTATAGTTGAATTGTTATATtaagtaatttttaaaagaaaaataatattaagtaataaataaaatgtagtagaaataaaaaaaaataaggcgAAAGAAGTAAACGATTTTGAaggaattgataaaaaaaaaaaaaagtgatgacTCAGAAATAGAGTCATGAGAAGgctgaaacataacataaacaaaattctGAAAAGGTAGAAACATAGTTTTGAGAGAGTTTTTTAGAACGAAAAATGTGGTCATAaggggttaagcacatagcccgcaaacacgtttaattatttaatcagaCGCAAAACATGTCGcatgacgggctcgaacccaggacctcttAAGTAGGCTCTTATTTTCGTTAGGTTAGAAAAATGGATAAATTTTGAGAATGTTGAATTAGAGTAGAAAGAAAACACAGAAAATTCTCAAAACTAAAAAGACAATAAGTGTTCAGGCAAAAGTCAACAAGGATAGAAAATGGAGAGTTGAATATAGTGAAATGATAAATCTCTACGAACTAAAGAatcaaattatgaaattattgtTTCAAGCGAAGAAAATAGAGATTATTTTTAGCAAGGAAAAAACTCAACAGTCCATagttaggggtgttcaatatttggtctgaaacGAATATCCGactgaattcgaataaaccgaattcaaattacattttcggttttcgaatcgaattctAAACCGATTGAAATTAAAATACGATTTtcagtttggttttcgagtttaggttttaactcgaaaaccaaaacgaaaaccgaattcaatttttattatttatttttattatatattatataatttattacatattatatattaaattattctggGTCTCCTACTAATCCCTAATATCCAGctcaataattcaataaatgCATAATCTCTCATTCATTTTTCCATCTTCTAGTCATCGCATTTGTGGTCTTTCCAGTTGTCCACGTCATCTCTAactttaagaatatataaattctttacatatctaattattttaCTAGTAATATCACCACTATCATCAGCACCTCTCTACCGCCATATATTATCGTCGTCAACATTGTTTTACTTCAGTCATTCAATTGCCGGATATTTATGGTGAGTCATTAAGCTTTGTTTGcgtgatttatataatttaaataaataagatttgtttaacaatttatttattttgttaactcttttaagaattttttttatcttatggGTATGTGATATTCAATATATGATTCAAAGTGAATATCataccgaattcgaatttattcaaatcagttcagattttgatttttcttaaaaaaaataaaaattcgaaaacCCGAACCGAAACTCGAATAACCCAAAAACCGAACCAATCCATAGTCCAATTTAATATTCACTATCTTCAAGACTAGAATTTACtctaaaatgaataatataataagataGTTAGTTGGTCCGTAGAAACAATACAAGAGCTAATTAAGTGCCCAAAAACTAAGATTTACACTATCAGAAATAACTCCAGTTGGAAAATAAATGAAGTCTAGAAGAAAAACACTAAATAGAAAGATAAAACTCAGGTATATTACAAATGCAAATTTTACTTGGGAGATTTTAAACCAAAGGTTGAGATTTTTAAATCtccttttgagtttaaatttacCCCTTGAAGTTGAAGAGAAGTGCATTAAAGAATGAGAATGTGTAGTTGCtgggaactacataggaaagaatCGTGTATATTTTTTGGTCACTAAGGATGTTTTGCTAAAGCAATTAGGGCACATTGGACTGCAAAAGGTATTTACAAATATCAatgatctttattttttaaagttcaaACAAGGAACAAATTTAGAGAATATTTTAAAGTTGGGGCATActtatgttgggtcaaactgCATGAAGCTGGAAAGATGGTCTGAAGGAATGATCCTACTTAGCAAACTGAAAGAAACAtatcaaatttggttcaaactaaggaacatCCCGACTCATATGTACAATGCAGAATCACTTAGTCATTTTGCTAGTCTCCTAGAGAAACCATTGTATATGGACTCAATCACGGAAGAAAAAGAACGCATAACATATGCTAGGATAAGTATTAAAGTGCATCTTAGAAGTACTATACcaacaaaaattacatttattgaCAAAAATGGTAAGCCCACAATCATGAATatttcatatgaatggaggccaaacatATGTGCGttctgcaatacttttgaaAATGCTAGTAATAAATGTGCAAAATCAATTGAAGAACAACAGGAAAGCCTGAAAGTTCAGGAGCAGAATGAGAAACCCAAGAAAATGAAACTGAAGAATTAGGAACTAGAAGGCATCTAGAGGAAACTAAAGATGGAGAAgtagatgatgaaatgatgaaagGTCAGAGAAAGAATTAGAGgaatgagaagatgaagaatctgagaaagaagaagaagaagaagaaaaatgtgaAGAGTCAGGGAATGAAAACAATGGAAAATTATTAGATGGAAGTGATAGAAAAACGGTGGAGAAATTGAAGAGAAGACTATGAAAATAAATCGAATTAATTAGACAATTAAGTTGAAGCCAATAAATGTGCAGGTAAATGTGAAGTTTCTAAAATACTGAAACAAAACTTCTTTTATCAGACAAGTGCTGACTCAACTAAAGCAATGTAACCTAAAGGAAGGATGTAAAAACAGTTCACAAATAGACATTATCATATGCAACGGTTCAATCACCAATAGTAAAACATAGAGTCAAACATGTGAGGATGCGACGTGAAAATAATCACTGGGATTCGAGGAATGTAGATTCAgattataaaatagttaaagagGAAGTTGATCATAATAGTATTAGAGATTTTAAAATGTAGATCTTGCATGCTTTTGTtgtttgttattataatttctgtttgtttgttttcaatTAGATACTTTAAGATGGTTGTTTGTCATCTTTAATCAAAATTAGGAACTAGTCcctaactttaaatttttttttacaatttcttTCATTTTGGGTTTTCTAATGAAATGcctaaattgttttaaaaaaaatgttatcattAATTTAGGATGagaacttaatttttttttaaagatagttactaatttttttttaagattatagTATTAGAAAATTTCAGTCATTTTGACTTTTAATCTAACAAACAGTTAGATCCATGagaacttaaaaattatttaagtctattattttcagttatcaatcaaatatgattaattaatagataaaaagaaatttaataataatatttattaacatcaaatataattattcatgaaaacaaaactaaataaatgttcatatatttttttctcattttatttattttagaataaaaaataataatttacatattattgtgttaatattaaaaaattatttttattatgtactcttaaattttcaatttttctcACTTCATCATATATTACATCCAACtgtttatttacttattttaagaaaatcaaagaatttaaaattttctaaatcatGTTCAATACCAATTACGctaagaaaatattttcttatatatataataaatgtgttgATCTATTTTGTGAATCATAATAAAATCTGGAAAGAGTttgcttaaattaaaaaagagtaTATGTGTATTAAAAGTTAAGCAAGACGCGTATAACGAGCctaaattatattaaagtttttatCAAAGTATATGGAATTGAGATTACAGTAGTCTAAAAGTATACATATgcctaaattattattactataataaaaaatcaagataaataaaatgttaatttcataaaatgataattaattacaaatttacaaatatatatattattatttaaagtaataaaacaaataaagaaagaatTAACGTTAATTAGAGATATATTAGATATGAATAAAAAAGGAAAAGCAtataattccttaattaatagtctaaaatcaattatttagaAAGCAATGAACCGAGTCAGTAaagtttttctttaataaacCGGAACAAATCGTCACGCCGATGtagaagacgaagaagaagaaaaggaacTAAAGCGCCATAGAAACTGTATTCACAAGACCGTTAAGGCACGCCACCGtctctctcttttttctctctcacacacacgcACATGCAAATCTTCTTATAAAGTCCAGTCCAGATCAGACCAATCTTACAAGCAAATCAATATGGGTCTCTCTTCATGTCTAATTCTCTTTCCTCTGTTTTTCATCTCCTTTCCAATTCTTTCGTCTTCTTCTTTGAAGACATCAAATGTTTATAATTCCCCGAGTAATGAAGCGCAGAGGCTTATCCGCAGTTTTAACTTGTTTCCCAGTTCTGGCATCAACTCCGGCGGCCCTTCTGCCCGCCTATTACCCAATGCAGCGTCGTCCTCTTTGGTCGAAAAGCAATTCACACTCCCAGTCCTTGGTGATCCAGGGACTCCTTCGATTCAGAATTTGGGTCAACACGCCGGCTATTATCGACTTCCTCATTCTAAAGATGCAAGGTGCGTACTTTTTTGAAAATGGTAACTCCAAATTGGTAGAAATCAAGTTTAATtaattgggttgggttgggttgggtggTTCAGGATGTTTTACTTCTTCTTTGAGTCGAGAAAGAATGAGACAGATGCCCCAGTTGTGATATGGTTGAGCGGAGGACCCGGATGCAGCAGTTCAATTGCTCTGTTTTATGAAAACGGGCCTTTCCAGATAACCAACAACAGTTCTCTTATCTGGAATGACTTTGGTTGGGACCAGGTTTCGAACTTGATCTATGTGGACCAGCCCACCGGCACCGGTTTCAGTTATAGTTCCGATGAATCTAGTATTCGTAACGATGAAGAGGGTGTTAGCAATGACTTATACGACTTCTTGCAGGTCTCATTTCTTACACTGCTCGATCGATCAATACAATAACTATCTAATCAAACtgatatcttattattattatatgttaaagGCATTCTTCAAAGAACATCCTCAATATTTGAAGAACGATTTCTACATAACAGGAGAATCATATGCCGGCCACTATATCCCTGCCTTAGCCACTCGGGTTCACAATGGAAACAAAAACAAAGAGGGAGCTCTCATTAACCTTAAGGTATTgcttaattcattcattcatttcaGTTCATAATtcattagttaataatttatttatacagGGTTTTGCTATTGGAAATGGATTGACAAACCCTGCAGTTCAATACAATGCATACCCAGATTATGCTTTAAGAGCGAAGTTAATCACACAATCTCAATACAAAGATGTCGCCAGTTTGATACCGACCTGCGAGAAAGACATAGCTAAATGCAGTAAGtaatctttctctttttttacaatatatatgtgttgtttcaatttaattttcatgatcatggttttttgaaaacaaaatatagatGTAAAGATAGGAGGAGAAGGAGAGAGCTGTACTGAAGCACGTTCTTCCTGTACTGCCATATTCAACAGTATAATGGACTATGTTGGTAATAAGAATGTAAGGAATGAAtgttacatttaatttatttatttatttttgtgtaagTGACAATATTGGTGGTGTGTGACACAGTATTACGACTTTCGAAAAGAATGTGTGGGTAGCCTTTGCTATGATTTCTCGAATATGGAAAAACTGTT from Impatiens glandulifera chromosome 9, dImpGla2.1, whole genome shotgun sequence includes the following:
- the LOC124914890 gene encoding serine carboxypeptidase-like, with product MGLSSCLILFPLFFISFPILSSSSLKTSNVYNSPSNEAQRLIRSFNLFPSSGINSGGPSARLLPNAASSSLVEKQFTLPVLGDPGTPSIQNLGQHAGYYRLPHSKDARMFYFFFESRKNETDAPVVIWLSGGPGCSSSIALFYENGPFQITNNSSLIWNDFGWDQVSNLIYVDQPTGTGFSYSSDESSIRNDEEGVSNDLYDFLQAFFKEHPQYLKNDFYITGESYAGHYIPALATRVHNGNKNKEGALINLKGFAIGNGLTNPAVQYNAYPDYALRAKLITQSQYKDVASLIPTCEKDIAKCNVKIGGEGESCTEARSSCTAIFNSIMDYVGNKNYYDFRKECVGSLCYDFSNMEKLLNEPFVRKALGVGDIEFVSCSTSVYDALIKDWMRNLEGGIPALLEDGIKVLVYAGEYDIICNWLGNLRWVQGMKWSGQKNFIVAPTLLFEVDGAVKGKINGYGPLSFIKVHEAGHMVPMDQPKAALEMLERWTKGTLSMSKRSSQPIDSMSSY